The Candidatus Melainabacteria bacterium RIFOXYA2_FULL_32_9 DNA window CTGTTGTTCCTAAATGTTCTGCAATTTCTTGAGCTAATTCAGGATTTGACCTTCCGGAAAAAATTTTAATATCGTGAGTTGGTTTTATTCTTCCCTCTTGTTCAGGCAAATGCATTTCAATTACCAATTTTTTGTCCTCCATTATACCTAGTTTTCTGCTATTATATTATCCCTTGACATTGTTTTTAGTTTTTTATCTACCCATCCTTCTATCACCTTTTGCTGTCCTCTTGCAATTGCAAGTGATAAAGATGGAACATCTTTAGTTATTACAGATCCTGCAGCAACATTTGCCCCTCTACCAATTTTAATTGGAGCGACCAATACAGAATTTGAACCAATTTTTGCACCATCTTCTATACAAGTCTTGCTCTTTTTCCTGGTAAGCGGATCGTAATTAGCTGTTATAGTTCCTGCACCTATATTTACGTTTTTACCCAGAGTGGAATCTCCTATGTAGCTTAAATGAGCAACATTACTAGATTCATCAATTACAGAGTTTTTAATTTCGACAAAATTACCAACTCTTACATTATTACTTATTTCTACACTATCTCTAATATGAGCAAAAGGGCCTACTGAACTATTTTCAGATATAACAGCATTAGAAACCCTGGATTGAAAAATCTTTACATTATCCTTAGCAGTAACATTTCCACCAATAAAGAGATTTGGACCTAATACACAATTGCTGCCAATGCTGTTTTGCCCCTCAATATAACAACCGGGAAATATCACCGTATCTTGACATATATCAGTCTCAGGAGATATCCAGGTGCTTTCAGTATCAACTATAGTAACACCATTTTCCATTAAATTATTAAGCACTCGCTTATTTAGTAAGCGTCCAGCAAAGGCTAAATCTGATTTTGAGTTAATTCCGAGGATCTCTGTATTATCACTTACTGTATATGCCTCAACTTTTAATCCTTTTTTACAGGACCAGTCAATTATATCTGTTAAATAATACTCTCCCTGCTCGTTATTTGTAGTCAGATCAAAAAATGCAGGTGATACTTTTTCCCATTCTAGACAGTACACACCTGCATTTATTTCTTTTATTAGCTTCTCTTCTTGATTTGCATCTTTTTCTTCTGTAATTCGCTTTACATTTCTACTGGAATCTCTTACTATTCGTCCATAATTCTTAGGTTGATCCAGTATTGCAGATAGCACCGTCAGTGCAGCTTTTGATTCCCTGTGAAAATCTATAAAATTATTTAGTGTTTCTGAGGTTAATAAAGGAGTATCACCACATAAAACCAAAACGGTTCCATTAAATGATTTTAAATTATCATACACTTTAAATACTGCATCTCCGGTCCCTAATTGAGGTTGTTGTAAAACAGATCTCACAGGACAAGCGTTAACAGCATAAACTTTATCAATAAAGTCTGAAACCCTATCAGCCTGGTGGCCAACCACTACAAAAATCTCAGAAATGTTGGATATATTTAAAACTTGATTTATAACTCTTTCAACTAAAGTCTTGCCAAGCATATCATGCAGTACTTTGGGAACTGATGATTTCATCCTGGTTCCCTTACCTGCTGCAAGAACTATTGCTTTAATTGAATCAGTAGTTTCCATTTTATATCCTAAAAATGCTCTACCTATACTTTATCAAATAAAAACAATGATTAAAGTTGTTTTTAAAATAGATGAAGTTAAGTTTTATTTACAAAAAAATCTTTGTCTTTTACTTGAGACTTTGCAATGTCCTTTCTATATCTCATATCTTTAAATTTAATGAGGTCAATAGATTCATATACTCTGTCATAAGCTCTATGCAAAGTTGAAGCAGTTGCTGTAACTGTCAAAACACGGCCACCGTTAGTAACAACTTCACCATACTGATTCATTGTGGTTCCAGAATGGAATACAATTAAATCATCATCGTCTATATTTTCTAAACCTTCAATTGGATAACCTTTTTTAAAGTTCCCGGGATATCCGCCAGAAGCAATAACTACAGTAATGGCATGAGAATCACTTATATTAAAGGTTTCATAATCGTCACTCAATGCTCCGGTTGCAGCAGAATATAATATTTGGAATAAATCATCTTCTAATAATGGCAAAATTACCTGCGTTTCAGGATCACCAAATCTCGCATTAAACTCAATTACGTAAGGATCATT harbors:
- a CDS encoding UDP-N-acetylglucosamine diphosphorylase/glucosamine-1-phosphate N-acetyltransferase, giving the protein METTDSIKAIVLAAGKGTRMKSSVPKVLHDMLGKTLVERVINQVLNISNISEIFVVVGHQADRVSDFIDKVYAVNACPVRSVLQQPQLGTGDAVFKVYDNLKSFNGTVLVLCGDTPLLTSETLNNFIDFHRESKAALTVLSAILDQPKNYGRIVRDSSRNVKRITEEKDANQEEKLIKEINAGVYCLEWEKVSPAFFDLTTNNEQGEYYLTDIIDWSCKKGLKVEAYTVSDNTEILGINSKSDLAFAGRLLNKRVLNNLMENGVTIVDTESTWISPETDICQDTVIFPGCYIEGQNSIGSNCVLGPNLFIGGNVTAKDNVKIFQSRVSNAVISENSSVGPFAHIRDSVEISNNVRVGNFVEIKNSVIDESSNVAHLSYIGDSTLGKNVNIGAGTITANYDPLTRKKSKTCIEDGAKIGSNSVLVAPIKIGRGANVAAGSVITKDVPSLSLAIARGQQKVIEGWVDKKLKTMSRDNIIAEN